One stretch of Prunus persica cultivar Lovell chromosome G1, Prunus_persica_NCBIv2, whole genome shotgun sequence DNA includes these proteins:
- the LOC18791636 gene encoding serine/threonine-protein kinase BLUS1, which translates to MSTSSSHQENPEPKKVQFPLDSTAYQILDEIGFGVSAVVYKAICLPMNNTIVAIKSIDLDQSRADFDNILSETKTLSLLSHPNILSAYCSFTVDRHLWVVMPFMSAGSLQSIISSAFPDGLPEPCIAVVLKETLNAMSYLHDQGHLHRDIKAGNILIDFNGWVKVADFGVSASVSEANLSGESSIRLNDVAGTPYWIAPEVIHSHNGYGCKADVWSFGITALELAHGGPPLSNLPPSKSLLLKIMKRFCFSDYENYQDKNYKSKKFSKAFKDLVGCCLDQDPNKRPTAERLLRHSFFKNCKGLDFLVKNVLLGLPSVEERCKKTRGLGGLMKEKGINAEHGEDEEEDDEGSSARQRAKHRRISGWNFNEDEFVLDPVFPVEPEGDSAVKMVRFGGETIIQDRGGEWSESNPSSPGRVGEEAKSENVGVIGAEREAMAVGEHSENVGETGGLLGGGGVDVEALVGALSGNVGGSMDMEIMLGKLADFVGSLDEQRQKILTLFGMVREVDARQVIREEEMGQVIERLRVELENERERNFQLEMELESLRIQVSGAHSSTGAGID; encoded by the coding sequence ATGTCGACTTCTTCTTCTCACCAAGAAAACCCTGAACCCAAGAAAGTCCAATTCCCATTGGACTCAACTGCGTACCAAATCCTCGATGAAATTGGCTTCGGCGTCAGCGCTGTTGTTTACAAAGCCATATGTTTGCCGATGAACAACACAATCGTGGCAATCAAGTCTATCGATCTCGATCAATCCCGGGCCGATTTCGACAACATTCTAAGTGAAACCAAGAcgctctctcttctttcacACCCCAATATCCTCAGCGCCTATTGTTCTTTCACTGTGGACCGTCATCTTTGGGTCGTCATGCCGTTCATGTCCGCCGGGTCTCTCCAATCCATAATCTCCTCTGCTTTCCCCGACGGCCTACCTGAGCCCTGCATTGCCGTCGTCCTCAAGGAGACACTGAACGCCATGTCGTACCTTCATGACCAAGGGCACCTTCACAGAGACATCAAGGCTGGTAATATCTTGATTGACTTCAATGGGTGGGTTAAAGTTGCAGACTTTGGGGTTTCTGCATCTGTTTCTGAGGCCAATTTGAGTGGAGAGTCTTCGATTCGGTTAAACGACGTTGCTGGGACGCCGTATTGGATAGCGCCTGAGGTGATACACTCGCACAACGGCTACGGATGCAAGGCGGATGTATGGTCTTTTGGTATCACAGCTCTGGAATTGGCTCATGGGGGGCCTCCTCTGTCTAACTTGCCTCCTTCAAAATCTCTGCTTTTGAAGATCATGAAGAGGTTCTGCTTTTCGGATTATGAAAATTATCAGGACAAGAATTACAAGAGCAAGAAGTTCTCTAAGGCCTTTAAGGACTTGGTGGGTTGTTGTCTTGATCAGGACCCGAACAAGAGGCCCACTGCGGAGAGGTTGCTGAGGCACTCGTTTTTCAAGAATTGCAAGGGCTTGGATTTTCTGGTGAAGAATGTGCTTCTGGGTTTGCCCAGCGTTGAGGAAAGGTGCAAGAAAACCCGGGGTTTGGGTGGGCTGATGAAGGAGAAGGGTATTAATGCTGAGCATGGTGAggatgaagaggaagatgatgaaggtAGCTCAGCGAGGCAGAGGGCTAAGCACAGAAGGATTAGTGGGTGGAATTTCAATGAGGATGAGTTTGTTCTCGACCCTGTGTTCCCAGTTGAGCCTGAAGGCGATTCTGCTGTGAAAATGGTTCGGTTTGGTGGAGAAACCATCATCCAGGACAGGGGAGGTGAGTGGAGTGAGTCGAATCCGAGTTCACCGGGTCGGGTTGGGGAGGAGGCCAAGAGTGAGAATGTGGGTGTGATAGGAGCTGAGAGGGAAGCAATGGCGGTGGGTGAGCATAGTGAGAATGTGGGCGAGACAGGGGGATTgttgggtggtggtggtgttgatGTGGAAGCCCTGGTGGGTGCCCTGAGTGGAAATGTGGGTGGTAGTATGGATATGGAAATAATGTTGGGTAAGCTGGCGGATTTCGTAGGGAGCTTGGATGAGCAGAGGCAGAAAATTCTGACATTGTTTGGCATGGTGAGAGAGGTGGATGCTAGGCAGGTGATCAGAGAGGAGGAGATGGGGCAAGTGATTGAGAGGCTGAGGGTGGAGTTGGAGAACGAGAGGGAGAGGAATTTCCAGTTGGAGATGGAATTGGAGTCTCTAAGGATTCAGGTTTCTGGTGCACATAGCAGCACTGGGGCTGGTATTGATTGA
- the LOC18793337 gene encoding serine/threonine-protein kinase BLUS1 yields MSTSSSHQENPEPKKVQFPLDSTAYQILDEIGFGVSAVVYKAICLPMNNTIVAIKSIDLDQSRANFDNIRRETKTLSLLSHPNILSAHCSFTVDRHLWVVMPFMSAGSLQSIISSAFPDGLPEPCIAVVLRETLKAMSYLHDQGHLHRDIKAGNILIDFNGSVKVADFGVSASVYDANSSGESSIRLNDVAGTPYWMAPEVIHSHNGYGCKADVWSFGITALELAHGGPPLSNLPPSKSLLLKITKRFRFSDYENRHDKNYKSKKFSKAFKDLVGCCLDQDPNKRPTAERLLRHSFFKHCRGLDFLVKNVLQGLPSVEERFKKTRALGGLMKEKGINAEDDEDEEEDDEGSSARQRAKHRRISGWNFNEDEFDLDPVFPVEPQGDSAVKMVRFGGESIIQDRGGEWSESNPSSPGRVEEEAESENVGVMEAGREAMAVGEHSENVGEIRGLLGGGGVDEEALMGALSGNVVGGLDREAMMGALVAFIGSLDEQRQNVMKLLSVLRGVEAWELSREEQMGQVIERLRVELENERGRNFQLEMELEFLRIQVSGAHSSTGAGID; encoded by the coding sequence atgTCGACTTCTTCTTCTCACCAAGAAAACCCTGAACCCAAGAAAGTCCAATTCCCATTGGACTCAACTGCGTACCAAATCCTCGATGAAATTGGCTTCGGCGTAAGCGCTGTTGTTTACAAAGCCATCTGTTTGCCGATGAACAACACAATCGTGGCAATCAAGTCCATCGATCTCGATCAATCCCGGGCCAATTTCGACAACATTCGACGTGAAACCAAGAcgctttctcttctttcacaCCCCAATATCCTCAGTGCCCATTGTTCTTTCACTGTGGACCGTCATCTTTGGGTCGTCATGCCGTTCATGTCCGCCGGGTCTCTCCAATCCATAATATCCTCTGCTTTCCCCGACGGCCTACCAGAGCCCTGCATTGCCGTCGTCCTCAGGGAGACATTGAAAGCCATGTCGTATCTTCATGACCAAGGGCACCTCCACAGAGACATCAAGGCTGGTAACATCTTGATTGACTTCAATGGGTCGGTTAAAGTTGCAGACTTCGGGGTTTCTGCTTCTGTTTATGACGCCAACTCGAGTGGAGAGTCTTCGATTCGGTTAAACGATGTTGCTGGGACGCCGTATTGGATGGCGCCTGAGGTGATACACTCGCATAACGGCTACGGATGCAAGGCGGATGTATGGTCTTTTGGGATCACAGCTCTGGAATTGGCTCATGGGGGGCCTCCCCTGTCTAACTTGCCACCTTCAAAGTCTCTGCTTTTGAAGATCACGAAGAGGTTTCGGTTTTCGGATTATGAAAATCGTCACGACAAGAATTACAAGAGCAAGAAGTTCTCTAAGGCCTTCAAGGACTTGGTGGGTTGTTGTCTTGATCAGGACCCGAACAAGAGGCCCACTGCGGAGAGGTTGCTGAGGCACTCGTTTTTCAAGCATTGCCGGGGCTTGGATTTTCTGGTGAAGAATGTGCTTCAGGGATTGCCTAGCGTTGAGGAAAGGTTCAAGAAAACCAGGGCTTTGGGAGGGCTGATGAAGGAGAAGGGTATTAATGCTGAGgatgatgaggatgaagaggaagatgatgaaggtAGCTCAGCGAGGCAGAGGGCTAAGCACAGAAGAATTAGTGGGTGGAATTTCAATGAGGATGAGTTTGATCTCGACCCTGTGTTCCCAGTTGAGCCTCAAGGCGATTCTGCTGTGAAAATGGTTCGGTTTGGTGGAGAATCCATCATCCAGGACAGGGGAGGTGAGTGGAGTGAGTCGAATCCGAGTTCACCGGGTCGGGTTGAGGAGGAGGCTGAGAGTGAGAATGTGGGTGTGATGGAAGCTGGGAGGGAAGCAATGGCGGTGGGTGAGCATAGTGAGAATGTGGGTGAGATAAGGGGATTgttgggtggtggtggtgttgatGAGGAAGCCCTGATGGGTGCCCTCAGTGGAAATGTGGTTGGTGGTTTGGATAGGGAAGCAATGATGGGTGCGCTAGTGGCTTTCATAGGGAGCTTGGATGAGCAGAGGCAGAATGTGATGAAATTGTTGAGCGTGTTGAGAGGGGTGGAAGCTTGGGAGTTGAGCAGAGAGGAGCAGATGGGGCAAGTGATTGAGAGGCTGAGGGTGGAGTTGGAGAATGAGAGGGGGAGGAATTTCCAGTTGGAGATGGAATTGGAGTTTCTAAGGATTCAGGTTTCTGGTGCACATAGCAGTACTGGGGCTGGTATTGATTGA
- the LOC18790670 gene encoding transcriptional regulator SUPERMAN → MEKNRLSNNLKEHGRAIRDSNNKRIIHCSQSCEEDYINGFSWPPRSYTCSFCKREFRSAQALGGHMNVHRKDRARLKNSPPIDAQYTSTIFNLNLNLKPNPNPNFLSTSSPSSSSSLVSPFSSSLSLPSLISPPLPPHPPPIFSVPSSENMKWVVGGTLFNHPLNLKASDLSSKLKGAKSLCGVGQEDQDGCIKTLKKAADPRQILRLDLEIGMFGDTNKEDLDLELRLGYS, encoded by the coding sequence ATGGAGAAGAACAGGTTGAGCAACAACTTGAAAGAACATGGTAGAGCCATTAGAGATTCGAACAACAAAAGAATAATCCACTGCAGCCAAAGCTGTGAAGAAGACTACATCAATGGGTTCTCATGGCCTCCAAGGTCTTACACGTGTAGCTTCTGCAAAAGAGAGTTTAGATCTGCTCAGGCTTTGGGGGGCCATATGAATGTTCACAGGAAAGACCGAGCCAGGCTGAAAAACTCACCCCCAATAGATGCTCAGTACACTAGTACCATTTTTAACCTTAACCTTAACCTTAAAcctaaccctaaccctaatttcttatcaacatcatcaccatcatcatcctcCTCTTTGGTATCGCCATTTAGTAGCTCATTATCACTACCCTCTTTGATATcacctcctcttcctcctcatcCACCACCTATATTTTCGGTACCATCTAGCGAAAATATGAAATGGGTTGTGGGAGGCACCCTTTTTAATCATCCTTTAAACCTCAAAGCTTCGGATTTAAGTAGTAAATTGAAGGGTGCAAAATCTTTGTGTGGGGTTGGACAAGAAGATCAAGATGGGTGCATAAAGACTTTGAAGAAGGCAGCCGATCCCCGTCAAATTCTTAGGTTGGACTTGGAGATTGGTATGTTTGGTGACACAAATAAGGAGGACTTGGATTTGGAACTTCGGTTAGGATACTCCTAG
- the LOC18792505 gene encoding transcriptional regulator SUPERMAN, with product MESWRPRSPETSLSSDEDQVKDHDQDSGSTTAKRSYECTFCKRGFTNAQALGGHMNIHRKDRAKAKQLVSGTSSLNSNHYSNEDQYSSLSTYHHQQFSTAPISSQAGSGHYPVVDQRNYQMYFQPSGSSPRIPYGYDHDDSIGSRHPSLGVNQELWGANLSLRFSPNHLEDDEYRRGLRSNDEVDLELRLGHG from the coding sequence ATGGAATCTTGGAGACCAAGAAGCCCAGAGACTAGTTTATCAAGTGATGAGGATCAAGTCAAAGATCATGATCAAGATTCGGGTTCTACTACGGCGAAACGAAGCTACGAATGCACATTTTGCAAGAGGGGTTTCACCAACGCTCAAGCCCTGGGAGGTCACATGAATATCCACAGGAAAGACAGAGCCAAAGCAAAGCAACTCGTCTCAGGTACTTCATCACTAAATTCAAACCACTACTCAAATGAGGATCAATACTCCTCTTTGAGTAcatatcatcatcaacaatTTAGTACTGCACCAATTTCAAGCCAGGCGGGTTCAGGGCACTATCCGGTTGTGGATCAGAGGAATTACCAGATGTATTTTCAGCCATCTGGGTCCAGCCCTAGAATCCCATATGGTTATGACCATGATGATTCAATTGGGTCAAGGCATCCGTCTTTGGGTGTGAACCAAGAACTCTGGGGTGCAAATTTGAGCTTGCGGTTCAGCCCCAACCATTTGGAAGATGATGAGTACAGAAGGGGACTGAGGAGTAATGATGAGGTGGATTTGGAGCTTCGACTTGGGCATGGATAA
- the LOC18793658 gene encoding ethylene receptor 2 produces MLKALASGLSILLLLVCVSASDNGFPRCNCDDDNSLWSIESILECQRVSDFLIAVAYFSIPIELLYFVSCSNVPFKWVLFEFIAFIVLCGLTHLLNGWTYGPHPFQLMLALTVFKILTALVSCATAITLITLIPLLLKVKVREFMLKKKTRDLGREVGIIMRQKEAGMHVRMLTQEIRKSLDRHTILSTTLFELSETLGLQYCAVWMPNENKTEMILIHELKGRNYSHMYNFSIPINDSDVVHIKASDGVNILRPDSPLVHASGDSGEPGPVAAIRMPMLRVSNFKGGTPELIQTCYAILVLVLPGGHPRSWSSQDLEIIKVVADQVAVALSHAAVLEESQLMREKLAEQNRALQQAKMNAMMASHARNSFQKVMSDGMRRPMHSILGLLSMMQDENLNNDQRVIIDAMVRTSNVLSTLINDVMDNSAKDSGRFPLEMRSFRLHALIKEAACLAKCLCVYKGFGFAIDVEKSLPDHVMGDERRVFQVILHMVGSLLNGYKGGGLVVFRVASDNGSQGRNDQRWAAWRHNSSDGDVYIRFEIAMTHSGSLSEGTIPAVQLVGRRYVSEGIDEGLSFTICKKLVQLMQGNIWAVPNPQGFAQSMALVLRFQLRPSVAIAISEPGESSEHPHSNSIFRGLQVLLTDDDDVNRAVTRRLLEKLGCIVTSVSSGLECLSTIGPAGTSIQIVFLDLHMPELDGFEVALRIRKFRSRTWPLIIGITASADEDVWDRCKQSGINGVIRKPVLLQGIANELRCVLQQANNGMT; encoded by the exons ATGTTAAAAGCATTAGCATCTGGGCTATCAATTTTGTTGCTCCTCGTTTGTGTTTCCGCGTCTGATAACGGATTTCCGCGGTGCAATTGTGACGATGATAACAGCTTGTGGAGCATTGAGAGCATACTAGAATGTCAGCGAGTGAGCGATTTCTTAATTGCCGTGGCCTACTTTTCCATCCCCATTGAGCTGCTTTACTTTGTCAGCTGCTCAAATGTGCCTTTCAAATGGGTCCTTTTTGAGTTCATTGCCTTCATTGTGCTATGTGGATTGACACATTTACTCAATGGCTGGACTTATGGCCCTCACCCGTTCCAGCTTATGCTGGCTCTCACAGTTTTCAAAATTCTTACTGCTCTGGTCTCTTGTGCCACTGCTATAACACTCATCACTCTCATCCCTTTGCTTCTCAAAGTGAAAGTGAGGGAGTttatgttgaagaagaagactcgGGATCTTGGGAGAGAGGTTGGAATTATAATGAGACAGAAAGAAGCTGGAATGCATGTTCGGATGCTTACCCAAGAGATTCGCAAGTCGCTTGATAGGCATACAATTCTTTCAACAACACTTTTTGAGCTATCTGAGACATTGGGTTTGCAGTACTGTGCAGTTTGGATGcctaatgaaaataaaacagagATGATCCTGATACATGAGTTGAAGGGGAGGAATTATTCTCATATGTACAACTTTTCTATTCCGATAAATGATTCAGATGTTGTACATATCAAGGCGAGTGATGGGGTGAACATCCTCAGGCCTGACTCACCACTTGTTCATGCCAGTGGTGACTCAGGTGAGCCAGGACCAGTAGCTGCAATTCGGATGCCAATGCTTCGGGTCTCCAATTTCAAAGGAGGAACTCCAGAGTTGATCCAGACTTGTTATGCGATATTGGTTTTGGTCCTCCCTGGTGGACATCCTAGATCTTGGAGCAGCCAGGACCTTGAGATAATTAAGGTAGTTGCTGATCAAGTGGCCGTCGCTTTATCCCATGCTGCAGTCCTTGAAGAGTCACAACTCATGAGGGAGAAGTTGGCCGAGCAAAATCGAGCCCTGCAACAGGCAAAGATGAATGCTATGATGGCAAGCCACGCAAGAAACTCATTCCAAAAGGTAATGAGTGATGGGATGAGGAGGCCAATGCACTCAATTTTGGGATTGCTTTCAATGATGCAGGATGAGAATTTGAATAATGatcaacgagttattattgaTGCAATGGTGAGGACGAGCAATGTCCTATCAACCTTGATAAATGATGTGATGGATAATTCTGCAAAGGATAGTGGAAGATTTCCATTGGAGATGAGATCTTTTCGGTTACATGCATTGATAAAGGAAGCAGCTTGCCTTGCCAAATGCTTGTGTGTGTACAAGGGCTTTGGATTTGCAATTGATGTGGAGAAGTCTTTACCTGATCATGTCATGGGGGATGAAAGAAGGGTGTTTCAGGTGATTTTGCATATGGTGGGAAGCCTGTTAAATGGATATAAGGGGGGAGGGTTGGTTGTATTTCGGGTTGCTTCGGATAATGGAAGTCAGGGAAGGAATGATCAAAGGTGGGCAGCCTGGAGACATAACTCGTCTGATGGCGATGTATATATTAGATTTGAGATTGCGATGACCCATAGTGGTTCTCTGTCAGAGGGCACTATTCCAGCGGTGCAGCTTGTTGGTAGGAGATACGTCAGTGAGGGAATAGATGAGGGCTTGAGCTTCACCATTTGCAAAAAGCTAGTGCAG TTGATGCAAGGAAATATATGGGCAGTCCCCAACCCTCAAGGATTTGCTCAAAGCATGGCACTCGTTCTTCGGTTTCAACTTCGACCATCCGTTGCAATAGCCATCTCTGAACCTGGAGAATCATCAGAGCACCCACATTCGAATTCTATTTTCAGGGGCTTGCAGGTTTTATtaactgatgatgatgatgtaaaCAGGGCTGTGACGCGGAGACTGCTTGAGAAGCTAGGCTGCATTGTAACTTCTGTTTCATCTGGATTAGAATGCCTTTCTACTATTGGTCCCGCTGGAACCTCTATCCAAATTGTTTTTCTGGATCTTCACATGCCTGAGTTGGATGGTTTTGAAGTTGCATTGAGAATTAGAAAATTTCGAAGCCGAACGTGGCCATTGATTATTGGCATAACCGCTAGTGCTGATGAAGATGTGTGGGATCGATGTAAGCAGAGTGGCATCAATGGAGTTATCCGAAAACCAGTGTTGTTGCAAGGGATTGCCAATGAGCTACGATGTGTCTTGCAGCAGGCAAACAACGGGATGACATAA